A single genomic interval of Nostoc commune NIES-4072 harbors:
- a CDS encoding helix-turn-helix domain-containing protein, whose product MSRPFKIEIAESEEELKKRLQTANLGNQKEKLIMLWWIKSGQVKEQQDIGKRLAKDTSTVTRWLHKYRTDGISGLLEIKKALLCKTEN is encoded by the coding sequence ATGAGCCGCCCTTTTAAGATTGAAATCGCAGAGAGCGAAGAAGAACTTAAAAAACGTCTACAAACAGCTAACTTAGGGAATCAGAAAGAAAAACTTATTATGCTGTGGTGGATAAAAAGCGGGCAGGTTAAAGAGCAGCAAGACATTGGAAAACGCTTGGCAAAAGATACTTCAACGGTCACGAGATGGTTGCACAAGTATAGAACTGATGGGATATCAGGCTTATTAGAAATCAAAAAGGCACTCTTGTGCAAAACGGAAAATTAA
- a CDS encoding ribonuclease Z — MQITFLGTSSGVPTRSRNVSSVALRLPQRAELWLFDCGEGTQHQIIRSELKISQLSRIFITHMHGDHIFGLMGLLATCGLAGNVERIDIYGPPGLNDYIQAASRYSYTHFSYPIKVHAIRPGVIYEDNDFTVTCGNLHHRITAFGYRVAEKDRSGRFDIEKAKALQIPPGRVYGQLKRGETVTLADGRVIDGTQLCGPTEIGRKIAYCTDTIYCDGAVKLAKDADVLIHEATFAHQDADMAFQRLHSTTTMAAQTALAAGAHRLIMSHFSPRYAPGNTLELKDLLQEARIIFPRTDMAYDFMIHEVPRRREVELTKVSL, encoded by the coding sequence GTGCAGATAACATTTTTAGGTACGAGTTCCGGTGTACCCACGCGATCGCGCAATGTTTCGAGTGTCGCCCTGAGATTACCTCAGAGGGCAGAACTGTGGTTATTCGACTGTGGCGAAGGCACCCAGCATCAAATCATCCGGAGTGAACTGAAAATTAGCCAACTCTCGCGAATTTTTATCACTCACATGCACGGCGACCACATCTTTGGCTTGATGGGACTTCTTGCTACTTGCGGCTTGGCTGGCAATGTGGAACGAATTGATATATATGGGCCACCTGGATTAAATGATTACATTCAAGCCGCCTCCCGTTATTCTTATACACACTTTTCCTATCCCATTAAAGTCCATGCCATCCGTCCAGGGGTAATTTATGAAGACAATGACTTCACCGTAACCTGCGGTAATTTGCATCATCGCATTACAGCTTTTGGCTACCGCGTAGCCGAAAAAGACCGATCAGGACGTTTTGATATCGAAAAAGCTAAGGCGTTGCAAATTCCTCCTGGTCGGGTTTATGGTCAACTTAAGCGCGGTGAAACAGTGACGCTTGCGGACGGACGGGTGATTGATGGCACTCAATTATGCGGTCCTACAGAAATTGGTCGAAAAATTGCTTATTGTACAGACACAATTTATTGTGATGGTGCAGTGAAATTGGCAAAAGATGCAGATGTCTTAATTCACGAAGCAACCTTTGCTCATCAAGATGCAGACATGGCTTTTCAACGGTTGCATTCCACAACTACAATGGCAGCGCAAACAGCTTTAGCTGCTGGGGCACATCGACTGATTATGAGTCATTTCAGTCCCCGCTATGCTCCTGGCAATACCTTAGAATTGAAGGATCTTCTTCAGGAAGCCCGTATTATTTTTCCCCGTACTGACATGGCTTATGATTTCATGATTCATGAAGTACCCAGGCGGCGGGAAGTAGAGTTAACCAAGGTAAGCCTTTAA